In a single window of the Mesotoga infera genome:
- a CDS encoding flavin reductase family protein, protein MTEFSFPEYSTELLESLKAGKVLIGVTDGVETNLMTVAWGFLGNTWNRPVFIAMIRPSRFTHNFFRSSDGFSVNFMSEKWQEALDFCGTRSGKYFDKFKETGLTPQEGMSPSIVIVGEADKVLECRVVSKEALTPLALNGSIASTFYGDNSYHSLIFGEITDSYTLP, encoded by the coding sequence ATGACTGAATTCAGCTTTCCAGAGTATTCAACAGAGCTTCTCGAAAGTCTTAAGGCAGGCAAAGTTCTGATTGGGGTAACAGACGGAGTGGAAACTAACCTGATGACAGTTGCCTGGGGTTTCTTAGGCAACACCTGGAATCGACCAGTGTTCATCGCCATGATCAGACCGAGTAGATTTACACACAATTTCTTCAGGAGCAGCGATGGCTTCTCCGTTAACTTCATGTCGGAAAAGTGGCAGGAGGCCTTAGACTTTTGTGGCACAAGGAGTGGAAAGTACTTCGACAAGTTCAAAGAAACCGGTTTGACTCCTCAAGAGGGAATGTCGCCATCGATAGTGATTGTGGGTGAGGCAGATAAGGTATTGGAATGCAGAGTTGTTTCTAAGGAAGCATTAACACCTCTTGCTCTAAACGGAAGCATAGCAAGCACTTTCTACGGTGATAATTCATATCATTCACTCATATTTGGAGAAATCACTGATTCATACACTCTTCCTTGA
- a CDS encoding sodium:proton antiporter — protein MILSISLIVILSIVVLSLFERIRLPGLIGLVSLGIVLGPNAMNLIDTSLLSISDEVRLLALIVILMRAGLGLNRRIIKKIGPLALRLSFLPGLYEGFSIMVMAHFFLNLSLIQGGMLGFIIAAVSPAVVVPEMLRLKEKNFGKRNEIPSTILAAASIDDVVAITLFTVFLGIEGGKDVSIGMSFLMVPVEIVLGISLGAAIGFLFSLLFKRFHIRDTKKVLLILMIAFLFHKLEEVLPAATLLGVMAIGFVLRERLPVAADRIAGKMERIWVVAEIFLFVLVGASVNLRAIGDSWLMGLLVILVGLIFRSAGVLAATLGSKLDLRERLFCMISYLPKATVQAAVGGIPLAMGVAYGDVILSVSVLSILITAPLGAIGIRLAARRFAKST, from the coding sequence ATGATTCTTAGCATTTCCCTTATAGTTATTCTCTCGATAGTTGTGCTTTCCCTCTTTGAAAGAATCCGTCTTCCCGGTCTGATTGGCCTGGTCTCGCTTGGAATAGTGTTGGGACCGAATGCAATGAATCTCATAGACACATCATTGCTCTCAATATCCGATGAAGTCCGGCTGCTTGCGCTCATAGTCATTTTGATGCGCGCCGGTCTCGGATTGAACCGGAGAATCATCAAGAAGATAGGTCCCCTCGCTCTTCGCCTTAGTTTTCTTCCAGGGCTCTACGAAGGTTTCTCAATTATGGTAATGGCTCACTTCTTCCTGAATCTCAGCCTCATTCAAGGTGGAATGCTCGGCTTCATAATTGCGGCGGTTTCGCCCGCGGTAGTGGTTCCAGAGATGCTGAGACTGAAAGAAAAGAACTTCGGAAAGAGAAACGAAATACCTTCAACTATTCTGGCGGCAGCTTCAATAGACGACGTTGTGGCTATTACACTCTTTACGGTCTTTTTGGGAATTGAAGGAGGAAAGGATGTCAGTATCGGAATGTCCTTTCTAATGGTGCCGGTAGAGATTGTTCTCGGAATATCTCTTGGCGCGGCAATCGGCTTTCTCTTCAGCCTGCTCTTCAAGAGATTCCATATCAGAGACACGAAGAAGGTTCTATTGATCCTGATGATTGCGTTCCTTTTTCATAAACTCGAGGAAGTACTCCCCGCGGCAACTCTTCTTGGTGTTATGGCGATAGGTTTCGTCCTGAGAGAAAGGCTTCCTGTAGCCGCCGACAGGATTGCAGGAAAAATGGAGAGAATCTGGGTTGTCGCCGAGATCTTCCTGTTCGTTCTGGTAGGTGCAAGTGTTAACTTACGTGCGATAGGCGACTCATGGCTGATGGGACTACTTGTAATTCTTGTTGGACTCATATTCAGGAGCGCGGGCGTTCTGGCGGCCACTCTCGGTTCTAAACTGGATCTTCGAGAAAGACTCTTCTGCATGATTTCCTATCTGCCCAAAGCCACAGTTCAGGCTGCAGTGGGAGGAATACCCTTAGCAATGGGAGTTGCTTACGGAGATGTGATACTTTCGGTTTCAGTACTCTCGATCCTTATAACGGCCCCTCTTGGCGCCATCGGCATCAGACTCGCTGCAAGAAGATTCGCGAAAAGCACCTGA
- a CDS encoding bifunctional diguanylate cyclase/phosphodiesterase, whose product TVKRMAYYDTVTGLPNGTLIREKLREMAADSEPFFVYYIDLNGFKELNEALGHEVGNLILKSIADRITGYFDFEKASRIVGDEFLIIEKGNNRNTMEKSREALISIFERPFVVDKYEYRLNASIGVSRYPTDATSPEELIKLSNVTSREARSIGRTTFGKSDAATFALVNREFSVKNELRNALEKSEMYLVYQPIVDTQSLQVKSLETLLRWNSPILGNVRPQEFIPYLEVTNEINKVSRWMLNQIPVSQSFLVSKGLKGTSISLNISPIQFKTEYLVKIVEEAILEGSLSPENLVIEITETGLIQNFDFVVRQLTRLRKYGIQIALDDFGSGYSSFNYLSELPLDILKIDKVLIDSILKKDEKKTLVDTIIDLAHRLDLVVVAEGVERHEQYEYLRTRECDYIQGFYFYRPDKIENLDF is encoded by the coding sequence ACAGTGAAGAGAATGGCTTACTACGACACAGTAACCGGACTCCCCAACGGCACGCTTATTAGGGAAAAGTTGCGGGAGATGGCAGCTGACAGTGAACCCTTTTTCGTCTACTATATTGACTTGAATGGATTCAAGGAGCTGAACGAGGCACTTGGACACGAAGTCGGGAATTTGATCCTTAAATCCATCGCAGATCGAATAACGGGTTACTTCGATTTTGAAAAGGCTTCAAGAATCGTTGGAGACGAATTCCTGATAATCGAGAAGGGCAATAACAGGAATACAATGGAAAAGAGCAGGGAAGCACTGATCAGTATCTTCGAAAGACCCTTCGTTGTTGACAAATACGAGTATAGGCTTAACGCCTCGATCGGCGTATCGAGATACCCAACGGATGCAACTTCTCCTGAAGAACTGATCAAACTGTCCAATGTTACAAGCAGAGAGGCGAGATCTATTGGAAGAACAACTTTCGGGAAGTCAGATGCTGCAACCTTCGCCCTGGTAAATAGGGAGTTTTCGGTAAAGAACGAGCTTCGAAACGCACTTGAGAAAAGCGAAATGTATCTTGTTTACCAGCCGATTGTGGATACACAATCACTTCAGGTGAAATCCCTCGAAACTCTTTTGCGTTGGAACAGTCCCATTCTAGGCAATGTACGGCCGCAAGAATTCATTCCCTATCTGGAAGTGACGAATGAAATAAACAAGGTGAGCCGATGGATGCTGAATCAAATTCCTGTCAGTCAGAGTTTCCTGGTGAGCAAAGGATTGAAGGGAACGAGCATATCTTTGAATATCTCCCCCATTCAATTCAAGACAGAATACCTGGTGAAAATCGTAGAAGAGGCCATCTTGGAAGGCTCATTATCTCCCGAGAATCTCGTTATTGAGATTACCGAGACCGGCCTGATACAGAATTTCGATTTCGTAGTAAGACAACTAACGAGATTGAGAAAATATGGGATTCAGATAGCGCTTGATGATTTCGGGTCGGGATACTCTTCATTCAACTACTTGAGCGAACTGCCGCTCGATATTCTGAAGATAGACAAGGTTCTCATCGACTCAATTCTTAAGAAGGACGAGAAGAAAACTCTTGTGGATACGATAATCGATCTGGCACATAGACTTGACCTGGTTGTCGTTGCGGAAGGTGTTGAACGACATGAGCAATACGAATATCTAAGAACAAGGGAATGTGACTATATACAGGGCTTTTACTTCTACCGACCCGACAAAATAGAGAATCTTGATTTTTGA
- a CDS encoding peroxiredoxin, with product MLLKGEKSADFSLFGSDFKEYKLNEYLGKKVVLVFYPGAFSSVCQRELCTFRDSLANFDTMNAIILGISMDSPFANRAFKEQNSLSFQLLSDIGGEVSKKYGGVHEDFSGVKGLTVSKRAVFIVSKDGRIAYTWVSEDPRVEPDYAEISNQLKKI from the coding sequence ATGTTGCTTAAGGGAGAAAAAAGCGCGGATTTCTCGCTCTTCGGTTCAGATTTCAAAGAGTACAAGCTTAACGAATATCTAGGAAAGAAAGTTGTTCTCGTTTTCTATCCCGGTGCATTCTCGAGCGTCTGTCAAAGAGAACTCTGCACTTTCAGAGATTCGCTGGCGAATTTCGATACCATGAATGCTATTATCTTGGGAATAAGCATGGACAGCCCCTTTGCCAATAGAGCCTTTAAAGAGCAGAATTCTCTTTCCTTTCAGTTGCTTTCCGATATTGGAGGGGAAGTGTCGAAGAAATACGGTGGTGTGCACGAGGATTTCTCCGGCGTCAAAGGCCTTACGGTCTCAAAGAGGGCTGTATTCATAGTGAGCAAAGATGGCAGGATCGCTTATACATGGGTTTCGGAAGATCCGAGAGTAGAACCCGACTACGCAGAGATCTCAAATCAGCTGAAGAAGATTTAG
- a CDS encoding carbon-nitrogen hydrolase family protein codes for MRDTDLTAIQVWFDQESFGEAVFRRKMRDYASEASLMWKGSNHIIVFPEFFATFLYPSFRKLSFEETTAKTLVKYAIKNMGLSFNPFKKAFLKDALEIEAYYHGVFSTIAREFETYLLAPSILLPIVDEESERGRFIRDGRLYNMAYLFNPWGKLLTRALKHNLTKAESSVLFSSGESVDNVVHTEIGVIGIAICYDMFFQSEIERLDSAGCEVILVPSCNFAEWKKSMGGSTQERIWFADGPIRATTGREKIRYLVNSMATGIVGSDFAQGRSSIWDRGRSISLAKAYDREAVLNSTV; via the coding sequence ATGAGAGACACCGATCTTACTGCAATACAGGTCTGGTTCGATCAGGAGTCTTTTGGCGAAGCGGTATTTCGCAGGAAGATGAGAGATTATGCGAGCGAGGCTTCACTCATGTGGAAGGGGAGTAATCATATCATTGTCTTCCCCGAGTTTTTTGCAACATTTCTGTACCCTTCCTTCAGGAAACTCAGCTTCGAGGAGACGACGGCAAAGACGCTTGTCAAATATGCGATCAAGAACATGGGTCTTTCTTTCAATCCCTTCAAGAAGGCCTTTCTGAAAGATGCTCTTGAGATCGAAGCCTACTATCACGGAGTTTTCAGTACCATCGCCAGGGAATTCGAAACCTATCTTCTCGCCCCGTCGATATTGCTTCCCATAGTCGATGAAGAATCGGAGAGAGGGAGATTCATTAGAGACGGAAGGCTTTATAACATGGCCTACCTATTCAATCCTTGGGGAAAGTTGTTGACAAGAGCTCTGAAACACAATCTCACCAAAGCCGAGAGCTCTGTTTTGTTTTCTAGCGGAGAGTCGGTCGATAATGTGGTTCATACGGAGATTGGCGTAATAGGTATAGCGATTTGCTACGATATGTTCTTTCAGAGCGAAATCGAGAGACTGGATTCAGCCGGCTGCGAAGTGATATTGGTTCCCTCCTGCAATTTTGCTGAGTGGAAGAAATCGATGGGCGGTTCGACGCAGGAGAGGATCTGGTTTGCAGATGGTCCTATAAGAGCCACTACCGGTAGAGAGAAGATTCGTTATCTTGTAAATTCGATGGCAACTGGAATTGTTGGTAGTGATTTCGCTCAGGGAAGATCTTCGATATGGGATAGAGGAAGATCGATATCTTTAGCCAAAGCTTACGATAGAGAAGCGGTGCTGAACTCAACAGTTTAG
- a CDS encoding DMT family transporter, with protein MDILKKKWMAALIAVFCSVLWGSAFPVLKLGYEEMAISPDDVSAKLVFAGIRFLGAGIMVLLLAIPLGRKGRVKFVKKDYMHLFALGVLQTFLLYFFFYNGLSHTTGMKSSIIMAGENFLVILLAHYIYKNDRLSWKKILGMILGFAGVFLANFEAGFTLSFVFKGDGFMLIAATIGAFGTVYAKWMSADRSPFLVSGWQLSIGGFLLLIAGLPGLKEDSLVFTLKGNLLLVYSMLLSAIAFSLWYAILSFHKAGEITMFRFVIPVAGVFLSAAFIPGEALNSYMAVALILVSAGIVVVNRRNRTVSEDRSAR; from the coding sequence ATGGACATTTTGAAGAAGAAGTGGATGGCGGCATTAATCGCTGTATTCTGTTCGGTTCTCTGGGGAAGCGCTTTTCCCGTTCTTAAACTCGGTTACGAGGAGATGGCAATTTCCCCGGATGATGTTTCAGCTAAGCTTGTCTTTGCCGGAATCAGGTTTTTGGGAGCCGGCATTATGGTGCTTCTGCTTGCGATACCTTTGGGTAGAAAGGGAAGAGTGAAGTTCGTTAAGAAGGACTACATGCATTTGTTTGCACTTGGAGTATTGCAGACTTTTCTCCTGTACTTCTTCTTCTACAATGGGCTAAGTCATACAACAGGCATGAAGTCTTCGATAATAATGGCGGGGGAGAATTTTCTCGTGATCCTCCTTGCTCACTATATCTACAAGAATGATCGCCTGAGCTGGAAAAAGATACTTGGGATGATACTGGGATTCGCGGGGGTTTTCCTTGCAAATTTCGAAGCGGGATTCACGCTGAGTTTCGTGTTCAAAGGCGATGGTTTCATGTTGATCGCAGCGACTATCGGTGCATTCGGCACTGTGTATGCCAAATGGATGTCGGCAGACCGATCCCCCTTTCTGGTTTCTGGATGGCAGCTTTCGATCGGCGGCTTTCTTCTCCTCATCGCCGGTCTTCCCGGTTTGAAAGAGGATTCACTTGTTTTCACGCTCAAGGGCAATCTCCTTCTGGTGTATTCTATGCTTCTTTCGGCCATAGCCTTTTCCTTATGGTATGCGATTCTCAGCTTTCACAAAGCCGGTGAAATCACTATGTTCCGATTTGTTATTCCAGTTGCGGGTGTCTTTCTCTCGGCAGCCTTTATTCCAGGAGAGGCCCTCAATTCGTACATGGCGGTTGCCCTCATATTGGTTTCGGCCGGTATTGTTGTTGTCAACCGGAGGAACAGAACAGTCTCAGAAGATAGGTCCGCTCGGTAA
- a CDS encoding phosphoribosylaminoimidazolecarboxamide formyltransferase, which translates to MNIKRAFISVHNKSEVETIASYLASNAVEIVATDHTAEYLIAHGIRAIKVADYTSFPPIFDGRLKSIHPKIIGGILAIQDLPEHIDEMREHSILPFDLIVLNLKPFESAVKESPDESNLSKEIDVSGPALLMASAKNHRDIVVISDPSDYEEVIASLEDCGDVPLLKRRRYALKAIYAAMLYNSSIHKALSQIFASEKYDYTIMEHVMQLLYGDNPSQSAHLLKLTQEPGLLDEVQIGNPSVGLKKSQLRNMNVFMELYYYSDNISVFLDKGKIVKVCAGKLPEHASDGGPDTMFASTFAIDGDTLKKLHESGIEAFGGVFDRDAIRAARERDIMILTIPAHEAVSLSEETYSGFGNYFVRERTFKLKNYELEIDDKLALCCSRINRSNSFSIFRDGQSLLLLSGLSYGEMMNCDFTKHDLRESVVACDNDLTDELIRKLVVAGVKRLILPGTKRTYSQRNVLVLGIDFTRLNN; encoded by the coding sequence ATGAACATCAAGCGTGCGTTTATCAGTGTTCACAACAAGTCGGAAGTGGAGACAATAGCGAGTTATCTTGCTTCAAACGCGGTAGAGATAGTTGCAACTGATCATACTGCAGAATACCTCATAGCTCACGGCATAAGGGCAATAAAGGTTGCAGACTATACTAGTTTCCCACCGATATTCGACGGAAGGTTGAAATCTATTCACCCAAAGATAATCGGTGGAATACTTGCGATTCAGGATCTTCCTGAGCACATTGATGAGATGAGGGAGCACTCGATTCTTCCTTTCGACTTGATAGTTCTTAATCTGAAGCCTTTTGAGTCTGCTGTTAAGGAATCGCCTGACGAGTCCAACCTTTCGAAAGAAATAGATGTAAGTGGACCTGCTCTGTTAATGGCAAGTGCCAAGAATCATAGGGATATTGTTGTAATATCAGACCCATCGGACTATGAAGAAGTTATCGCGAGTTTGGAAGATTGTGGAGATGTTCCTCTCCTCAAGAGAAGAAGATACGCGCTTAAGGCGATATATGCCGCCATGCTCTACAATTCATCTATCCATAAGGCTCTCTCTCAGATATTCGCATCCGAGAAATACGATTATACGATCATGGAACACGTTATGCAGCTCCTCTATGGCGATAATCCCTCTCAGAGTGCTCATTTGCTAAAACTCACACAGGAACCGGGACTGCTAGATGAGGTTCAGATCGGCAATCCTTCTGTGGGGCTTAAGAAATCGCAACTGAGGAATATGAACGTGTTCATGGAACTCTATTATTACAGTGACAACATCTCCGTGTTTCTTGACAAAGGGAAAATAGTCAAAGTCTGTGCAGGCAAATTGCCCGAACACGCTTCTGATGGGGGTCCTGATACGATGTTCGCTTCTACTTTTGCCATCGACGGAGATACTCTCAAGAAACTTCATGAAAGTGGGATCGAGGCTTTCGGTGGCGTTTTTGATCGTGATGCGATACGAGCCGCACGAGAAAGAGATATCATGATACTGACAATTCCTGCGCATGAGGCAGTGTCACTCTCCGAAGAAACATATTCCGGCTTTGGCAATTACTTCGTAAGAGAACGCACGTTCAAGTTGAAGAACTACGAACTTGAGATTGATGACAAGCTCGCTCTCTGCTGCTCCCGTATAAATAGGTCAAACAGCTTCTCGATCTTCAGAGACGGACAGAGCCTGCTTCTTCTGAGCGGATTGAGTTACGGAGAAATGATGAACTGCGACTTCACAAAGCACGATCTCAGAGAGTCTGTTGTGGCTTGCGATAATGATTTGACCGACGAGCTAATAAGAAAACTCGTGGTCGCCGGGGTCAAGAGACTCATTTTGCCGGGTACAAAAAGGACTTATTCCCAAAGAAACGTTCTTGTGCTTGGAATTGACTTCACAAGACTCAACAATTGA